The Sulfurihydrogenibium azorense Az-Fu1 genome contains the following window.
GTCTTTTCTCGTAAGTTTTTTTTAGTTGCATAAATCTTCTCCAAAGGGATATGAGTTTGTGATTTCCTGATAGAAGAACTTCGGGAACTTTCATACCTCTAAACTCTGGTGGTCTTGTGTAGTTTGGATAACCTAACAGTCCATCACTAAAGGAGTCAACTTTTAAACTTTCTTCTTCTGAGAGAACTTGTGGGATAAGTCTTACAACGCTGTCCATTATTACTACAGCTGCTGGTTCTCCCCCAGAAAGGATAAAGTCTCCTATTGATACTTCTTCGTCTACTATACTTTTGACTCTCTCATCAACCCCTTCGTACCTTCCACAGATTATAACTATATCTTGTTTTTGGGATAACTCTTTTGCAAACTCTTGGTCAAACCTTCTTCCCCAAGGTTCAGTGATTAAGACGTAAGGATTTTTAGATATCGTTTTTACATAATCGTAAGCTTTAAATATAGGCTCTGGTTTTAAAAGCATTCCCGGACCGCCTCCGTAGACAACATCGTCAACAGTCCGGTGTTTATCTTCTGTAAAGTCCCTTAGGTTTACAGTGTTTATTTCAACTTTACCACTTTTTATAGCTTTACTTACTATTCCGTAATTTTTAAAACAGTCAAAGTATCCGGGAAATATCGTAAAAACAAAAAATCTCATTCCATAGGTACTTTTTCATAAAATCTATAGATGCTTTGCCATCTATAAGCAACTTTTAGTATCGTTGATTCGTCAAATGGCTTTCCTATTATTTGCATTCCAACTGGTAGGTTATCTTTAAATCCACAAGGAATACTTACAGCTGGTAGTGTTGCCATGTTTATAGAAACAGTGAATATGTCAGAAAGGTACATCTGGATTGGGTCGTTTGATTTTTCTCCTATCTTAAATGCTACATCTGGGGTTGTAGGTGTTATTATAACGTCAACTTTTTCAAATGCTTTCATGTAGTCTTGATATATCAAAGTTCTAACTTTCTGAGCTTTTAGGTAGTAAGCATCGTAATATCCAGAAGATAAAGCGTAAGTTCCTACCATTATTCTTCTTTTTACTTCTTGGCCAAAGCCTTCGTCTCTTGTTTTTGAGTACATCTCTTCTAAGTCTTTGTAATCTTTTGTTCTGTATCCGTATCTTACTCCGTCAAACCTTGCAAGGTTAGAAGAAGCTTCTGATGGTGCTATTATGTAGTAGGTCTCTATTGCGTACTTTGAGTAAGGTAGAGATATCCACTCTACACTCATTCCTTCTTTTTCAAGCTGTTTTACTGCATTCAAGATAATCTCTTTTATCTGAGGATTTAACTCTT
Protein-coding sequences here:
- the trmD gene encoding tRNA (guanosine(37)-N1)-methyltransferase TrmD yields the protein MRFFVFTIFPGYFDCFKNYGIVSKAIKSGKVEINTVNLRDFTEDKHRTVDDVVYGGGPGMLLKPEPIFKAYDYVKTISKNPYVLITEPWGRRFDQEFAKELSQKQDIVIICGRYEGVDERVKSIVDEEVSIGDFILSGGEPAAVVIMDSVVRLIPQVLSEEESLKVDSFSDGLLGYPNYTRPPEFRGMKVPEVLLSGNHKLISLWRRFMQLKKTYEKRPDLLEKAVLSLEDKKMLEYIYKGKNFEDYLKGEKIA